One Candidatus Binataceae bacterium genomic region harbors:
- a CDS encoding amidohydrolase family protein — MAAAERIDVHFHFIPQFFQEAAYAAGTGPAMGRYPQWSPALALEMMDRYEIALGITSIAAPGVHFTAPDEARALARRCNDYAAELRAQWPRRFGAFATLPMHRMADAIAEATYALDQLNFQGVCLFANYAGKFLGDPLYDPLMAALNEQNAVAFIHPALHPLTSQIDLPWPGFLMEYVFDTTRAAVNLLFSGALQRYPRIRFILAHAGGTMPYFAWRLSTAPMVASYLPQLTPEQVFAGMRHFYYDNALSCGPTTMNALRTIADPERILYGSDWPFANDRVVREEVKTHTAPQLHSSEQRNAIDRGNALKLWPGLTQG; from the coding sequence ATGGCCGCGGCTGAGCGCATCGACGTGCACTTCCACTTTATCCCGCAATTTTTTCAGGAGGCCGCCTACGCGGCTGGCACCGGCCCCGCCATGGGCCGCTATCCCCAATGGTCTCCGGCGCTGGCCCTGGAAATGATGGACCGCTACGAGATCGCGCTGGGCATCACCTCGATCGCCGCACCCGGAGTCCATTTCACCGCCCCGGACGAGGCCCGCGCGCTGGCGCGTCGATGCAACGATTACGCCGCGGAACTGCGCGCCCAATGGCCGCGCCGCTTCGGCGCCTTCGCCACCCTCCCGATGCATCGGATGGCCGACGCCATCGCGGAAGCCACCTACGCGCTGGACCAGCTCAATTTTCAGGGGGTCTGCCTGTTCGCCAACTATGCCGGCAAGTTCCTGGGCGACCCGCTGTACGATCCACTGATGGCGGCGCTGAACGAACAAAACGCCGTCGCCTTCATCCATCCGGCGCTCCATCCCCTCACCTCTCAGATCGATCTGCCCTGGCCCGGCTTCCTGATGGAGTATGTCTTCGATACCACTCGCGCCGCCGTCAATTTGCTCTTTTCCGGCGCGTTGCAACGCTATCCGCGCATCCGCTTCATCCTGGCCCATGCCGGCGGCACGATGCCCTATTTCGCCTGGCGGCTATCGACCGCGCCGATGGTGGCCAGCTACTTGCCCCAGCTCACGCCCGAACAGGTGTTCGCCGGGATGCGCCATTTCTATTACGACAATGCGCTGTCATGCGGACCGACCACGATGAACGCCCTGCGCACCATCGCCGACCCCGAGCGCATCCTATATGGCAGCGATTGGCCTTTCGCCAACGACCGCGTGGTGCGGGAAGAGGTGAAGACCCACACCGCGCCGCAACTACATAGCAGCGAGCAGCGTAACGCTATCGATCGCGGCAACGCGCTCAAACTCTGGCCGGGGTTAACACAGGGCTAG